The genomic stretch AATCGGAAGGCATATCAGACAGCGGCAGAAATAGCCCGGGGTAGATCTTTGCGTAAGATTGAATGATCGGATCGTCCGGATCGGAAATGAAAAGGCGAATCGTTCCATCATAGGCATCGACAGCGACTTTTAAAGAATTGCGAATATAGTTGCCAAAACCTGAAACGGGCTGGGAGTAGGGGACCATGGAAGAGGTGGTGTACCCGTCCAACATCCAGATCAGCCGGCCTTGATCAGAAATAACCATATAAGCATCCTGGTCCAGCAATATAAAGGGGATCAGTTTGGAAACTCTCTCCTGGATATTCCGGAAAAAGATAATTCGGGAGTCGGAGGTCAGGTCATTGGACAGAATAATCTTTAAGCTTCCGAAATAGGCCGAGAAAATTAATTTCTTTCCGAATGTTTCCAGCGGGACTCCGCCCGTTCCTTGATAAGTCGTGTAAATGTTTGAATCTCCGGAAGGATAATCAAACTCCTTGGCTTTGGTTCGTACGAAGATATATTCATTGGGAATCTCGCCGTAATAAATTTCGGGCCGGGTAATTTTCAAAGAAAGGCTGGAAGAAGGAGGGATATCCTTGATAAAAAATTCGGGTAAACCTTCTTTAGAGATCCGGTTGACCGGACCCAGTGAGACTCCGTAACCATGGGTAAAAGTCAAATGTTCATTAATCCAGTTTCGAATGGGGAGATTCTTGTAGGTGAGTTCACGCGGGGAAAGGGTGACCTGGCGATATTCTCCGTTGATCCAGTATCGGTCGTTATCGACATCAAGAAAATCATAGTAAGGCCGGATCTGCTGTAACTGGCGGTAGGTTACTGCAAGGGGAGCGTGATCCCAGAGCCGTACATTTTTTAGAGTGGACTCATTACGATTCAAAACAGGGGCCGATAAATTCTCCTCAACAGGAAAGTCTCTGACCTCGATCTTGTTCAGGTTATAGGCAAAACGGGTGCTCTCGATATTATTTTCAATATAGGGTTTTTCGAGCATAAACTCATTGGGTGCGACTTTGAATCGCTGAACGAACTCCGGATAAAGATTTTCCCCGACAAAGTGAACGAGGACCATGATGCCGATTATGAATACCGGGAGCGTGTATCCTTTCCTGAAACTGCTCACAATCATCAGGAGGCTGGCCAGGACGGCAAGAGAGATCAAGAACTTTAAAACGGGCAGCAAGGCGTGTACGTCTGAATAGACTGCCCCAAATATCATGCCTCTTTTTGAATAGAGGAGGTTATAGATATCAATTTGATAGCCCCAGGCCATGACCAGGAAAAACAGAGCTCCCAGAAGAGAAAGATGTTGAACCGGTTGCTGGTCAATTGAGAAACCTTGCGGGTTAATTCGTATCCCTTCTTTAAAAATATAAAAGAGGAGGACAAAAATGAGGGTAATGACCAGAGTCCCGAAAAGCCAGTGCTGCAGGAAGATTAGAAATGGAAGCTTAAAAACATAAAAGCCATAATCCATTCCCAGAAGCGGATCTGTTTTGCCAAATGCCGTGGGATGAGTAAAGAGAAGAAATCCCTTCCATTCTCCAGACCCCTGCATCCCGGCTAAAAATGCTCCAATGCCAGAAACCAGCAAGATGACGCGGTGAAAAAAGTTTTTCAAAACATGATACAAAGGAACATTGAGTTGTTGTTGCCACATGCCCAAGGTCCGGTTGGTTTTGAATCGGTAGACCCACAGGAGATTAACGTAGGTCATTAGAAAAAAAAGAACCGCAAGTCCTGTGCCCAGCTTTAATTCGGTCAGAATGGTTGTTGAAAAGACCTGTTCAAAATGGATTTCCGAATACCAGAGAGAATCGACGTAGAGGGAAATCAGATCTCCGGAGAAGAAAAGGAGGAGAATCAGCAGACCGACAGCCATGATATTTTTCATTCACACCCCTGAACTGTTAGATGACCTCAATCAGCATGGCGGTTACATTATCGGAACCGCCTGAATCGTTGGCCTGTTGAATCAGTCGTTTATTTTTTGATTCAAGATCTTCCGGGCCGTTCAAGATTTCTTCTATTTTATCTTTGGTAAGCATATTGGAAAGGCCGTCGGTACAAAGAAGCAAAACATCACCTTGAAGAAGCGGGAGATTGAGGAAATCCACTTCGACCTGCTCCTGTGGGCCGACCGCTCTGCTGAGAACGTGACGGAGGGGATGATGTTCAATTTCGCTCTCTTGCAATAATCCCTTGGCCAGGTAGTCGTTGACTAACGTGTGATCTGATGTCACCTGCCTTAAATTGTTTTTTCTGAAGAGATAGGCTCTGCTGTCACCCACGTAGGCGATTGATGCATGATCCGCATGGATCCAGGTGGCGACGACCGTAGTTCCCATTCCGGACTGTCCAGGGTTCTTCTTTCCTTCCGAAAAAATTTTAAAATTTGCCTTTTGAATGGATTCGTTTAAATAGTGGGAAATCTGTTCAAATTGTACTTCCTGGAGTTGTTTTCTTTCACGAAGAACCTGATAAATGGTTTCTACAGCCAGTTTGCTGGCAATATCCCCTGCTTTATGGCCACCCATTCCATCGGCCACAATATACAGGGAGGTATCGGGAAATGCCCCCCAGGAATCTTCGTTCCCTTTTCTGACTTTTCCTATATCGCTTAGCGCGGAGACTTTGATCGGCATCGTTCCCTTGATTGAGATGAAATATTTTATAGAAGTCATCCTGTAATGTCTAGGCCAAACTCGGCTGAGCATGGCTACCAATTCCTTTTTCCATTCCCTTTAAATTCCGAAAACGGTAATATACCGGCTAGCATGACAAAAAGATCTTATGCCAAAATCAATTTAATATTAAAAATCCTTGATCGAAGAAAAGATGGCTACCACACTCTTTTTTCACTTTTTCAACGAATCGATTTATGGGACGAGTTATCGTTTGAGCCAGAAGGTGATCGAATCGTGCTTGAATCAGCTTGTGCCCTTCTTCCTCTGGATCGAACTAATCTCATTTTCCAAGCAGTTGAACTCCTGTGTAATAAATCAAATAAAAACAGAGGCTTGAGGGTAAAGATTCAGAAGAACATCCCTATGGGAGCCGGGCTGGGAGGGGGAAGCAGCAATGCAGCGACGACCCTCCTTGAAATGAATAAGGAGTGGAAATTGGGGTACACGACCGAAGATCTTGCGAAAATGGGAGAGTCCCTCGGCAGCGATATTCCTTTCTTCTGTCATCAGGTTTCAACGGCCTGGGTCCGTGGACGGGGTGAAAAGGTTCAACCCGCTTCTTTCAGTCCGAATCTCTGGATTCTGCTGATCTTTCCTGGTTTTGCAATTGGGACGCGCGAGGCTTATTCCCTATGGGATCAGGCCCATTCAGAGCAGAAAAATAAATTGACAATAAATGGCAATAATAATACAATCTCAAGTTTTCAAACCTTGAATGACCGATCTTACTGGAACCACCTTGAAAACGATTTTGAATCGGTTTTGTTCGACCGATTCCCCGTTTTTAAAGTGATCAAAGAATGTTTATTTGAACAGGGTGCCGATAAAGTCTTGATGAGCGGCAGCGGGTCCACGCTTTACGGCGTTTATCAAAGCGAAAAAAAAGCCAAAGCGGCCGAGGAATCCCTGAAAAAAGCGTTTCCCGATCATTTTGTTCAGCTCGTCCGTACGATTTAGCGCATTGCAGAACCGCATTCAGGACGAGGCGAATAAAAAAAATTAAATTGGGGCGTCGACAAGCGGTAAGTCACGAGATTTTGGATCTCGCATGCCCAGGTTCGAATCCTGGCGCCCCAGCTACATTGTTTGAGTCTGTTTAAATAGCCTTTCAACCGGATTTAAAGGATATTAAGTCGCCCTATGGAAATGAAAGTTTTTACCGGTAACGCAAATATTCCGCTGGTGAAGGAAATTTGTGAATATCTTTCGATCTCTCTTGGAAAGGCGAAAGTATCCCAGTTTAGCGATGGCGAGGTTCAGGTTCGACTTGACGAAAATGTCAGGGGAATGGATATTTTCGTCATTCAGTCCACTTCGGATCCCGCGGACCGCCATCTGATGGAAATGTTAATTATGATCGACGCGTTGAAGAGGGCGTCGGCAGGACGAATCACCGCGGTGATTCCCTATTTTGGTTATGCGCGCCAGGACCGTAAGGATCAGCCGCGAGTGCCGATTACGGCAAAGTTGATTTCGGACCTGATCGCTACGGCGGGTGCAAACCGGGTATTGACTATGGATCTTCATGCGGGACAGATCCAGGGTTTTTTTAATATCCCGGTGGATAACCTTTATGCGACGCCGGTGTTACTGGACTATTTCAAAACGGAAGGGATGAAAGACATCGTGGTTGTTTCTCCTGACGCTGGCGGAGTTGAAAGGGCCAGAGCCTATGCAAAAAGATTGCAGGCTGGGCTGGGGATCATCGACAAAAGGCGGGAAGGCCCAAACCATGCGACCGTAATGAACTTGATCGGAGATGTGAGAAATAAGGACGTTTTGATGGTAGACGATATGATTGATACCGCTGGAACCATTGCGGAAGGAGCAAAAGCAGTTCGGGAGGCCGGGGCCAAGAGAATTATTGCGGGATGTACCCACGGCGTATTATCAGGTCCGGCCATCAAAAGATTGATCGAGTCTCCCATCGACCAGATTGTCGTCACGAACACCATTCGACTCAACCACAAAAACGAGGAATGTAAGAAAATAAAGGTCCTTTCGGTAGCCCCGTTGCTTGGCGAAGCAATAAAAAGAATTCATATTGAAGAATCAGTCAGTTCACTATTTGTTTAGGCCAAGGAGAGCCTCAAGGATCAGGTTTTTTAGGAAAATGTTGTATTTATAGAAAGGGAGAATCATGCAAAAGGTAGATTTATTGGTTAAAAAAAGAGATGCTAGCGGAAAAGGTCCGGCTCGTCAGCTGAGGGCAAAAGGATTGATTCCGGCTGTCCTGTACGGAGGCGGAAAAGCAACCGGAATCACGCTGAATCCTCTCGATGTTCATAAAATCGTTCATTCCAAAAGCGGCGAAAATACGATGCTGAATATGAAATTTGAAGGAGAGTCAGGCCAAAGCGATCGATTGGCTATCTTCAGGGATTTTCAAAAAGATCCTTTGACGGGGGCCGTTCTCCATGTCGACCTGTTTGAGATTTCGATCGATAAGCCGATTCGCGTGAATGTTCCGCTGGAAATGACCGGTTCGCCTTTGGGTGTCAAAGAGGGGGGTGTCCTTCAACATCTGATCCGGGAGGTGGAAATCGAAGGTCTTCCTCTGGCCATTCCAGACCACCTTAAATTTGATGTTTCTTCTCTGGCTATCGGTCAGGCGGTCCATGTTGATGAAATCCCGCTGGTAGAAGGAATAAAAATGTTGTCCGAAGGAAGACAGGTGGTCGTCTCCATTTCGGCTCCAATGTCTGAAGAAAAACTTTCTGCCCTTCTTGAGGCAACACCGAAAGAGGTGAAAGAACCTGAACTGGTTGGAAAGAAGAAGGAAGAAGAAGGGACGCCTGCTGTGGAGGGGAAGGGAGAAGCAAAACCGAAAAAAGAGGAGGAGAAGAAAGAGCCTAAAGCCAAATAGCCATGTATTTTATCGTGGGATTGGGCAATCCCGGTCGAAAATACGAGATGACCCGCCACAACGTGGGTTTCAGAGTGGTCGGTCGTTTGTCCGAAGAATACCGGATACCCATTCATAGCAAGAATAAGTTATACGAAGCAGGTTCCGGGGCGCTCTGCAACTTTAATGTGCTTCTGGTC from Nitrospirota bacterium encodes the following:
- a CDS encoding ribose-phosphate pyrophosphokinase, whose translation is MEMKVFTGNANIPLVKEICEYLSISLGKAKVSQFSDGEVQVRLDENVRGMDIFVIQSTSDPADRHLMEMLIMIDALKRASAGRITAVIPYFGYARQDRKDQPRVPITAKLISDLIATAGANRVLTMDLHAGQIQGFFNIPVDNLYATPVLLDYFKTEGMKDIVVVSPDAGGVERARAYAKRLQAGLGIIDKRREGPNHATVMNLIGDVRNKDVLMVDDMIDTAGTIAEGAKAVREAGAKRIIAGCTHGVLSGPAIKRLIESPIDQIVVTNTIRLNHKNEECKKIKVLSVAPLLGEAIKRIHIEESVSSLFV
- a CDS encoding Stp1/IreP family PP2C-type Ser/Thr phosphatase encodes the protein MPIKVSALSDIGKVRKGNEDSWGAFPDTSLYIVADGMGGHKAGDIASKLAVETIYQVLRERKQLQEVQFEQISHYLNESIQKANFKIFSEGKKNPGQSGMGTTVVATWIHADHASIAYVGDSRAYLFRKNNLRQVTSDHTLVNDYLAKGLLQESEIEHHPLRHVLSRAVGPQEQVEVDFLNLPLLQGDVLLLCTDGLSNMLTKDKIEEILNGPEDLESKNKRLIQQANDSGGSDNVTAMLIEVI
- the ispE gene encoding 4-(cytidine 5'-diphospho)-2-C-methyl-D-erythritol kinase; the protein is MTKRSYAKINLILKILDRRKDGYHTLFSLFQRIDLWDELSFEPEGDRIVLESACALLPLDRTNLIFQAVELLCNKSNKNRGLRVKIQKNIPMGAGLGGGSSNAATTLLEMNKEWKLGYTTEDLAKMGESLGSDIPFFCHQVSTAWVRGRGEKVQPASFSPNLWILLIFPGFAIGTREAYSLWDQAHSEQKNKLTINGNNNTISSFQTLNDRSYWNHLENDFESVLFDRFPVFKVIKECLFEQGADKVLMSGSGSTLYGVYQSEKKAKAAEESLKKAFPDHFVQLVRTI
- a CDS encoding 50S ribosomal protein L25, which codes for MQKVDLLVKKRDASGKGPARQLRAKGLIPAVLYGGGKATGITLNPLDVHKIVHSKSGENTMLNMKFEGESGQSDRLAIFRDFQKDPLTGAVLHVDLFEISIDKPIRVNVPLEMTGSPLGVKEGGVLQHLIREVEIEGLPLAIPDHLKFDVSSLAIGQAVHVDEIPLVEGIKMLSEGRQVVVSISAPMSEEKLSALLEATPKEVKEPELVGKKKEEEGTPAVEGKGEAKPKKEEEKKEPKAK
- a CDS encoding UPF0182 family protein — encoded protein: MKNIMAVGLLILLLFFSGDLISLYVDSLWYSEIHFEQVFSTTILTELKLGTGLAVLFFLMTYVNLLWVYRFKTNRTLGMWQQQLNVPLYHVLKNFFHRVILLVSGIGAFLAGMQGSGEWKGFLLFTHPTAFGKTDPLLGMDYGFYVFKLPFLIFLQHWLFGTLVITLIFVLLFYIFKEGIRINPQGFSIDQQPVQHLSLLGALFFLVMAWGYQIDIYNLLYSKRGMIFGAVYSDVHALLPVLKFLISLAVLASLLMIVSSFRKGYTLPVFIIGIMVLVHFVGENLYPEFVQRFKVAPNEFMLEKPYIENNIESTRFAYNLNKIEVRDFPVEENLSAPVLNRNESTLKNVRLWDHAPLAVTYRQLQQIRPYYDFLDVDNDRYWINGEYRQVTLSPRELTYKNLPIRNWINEHLTFTHGYGVSLGPVNRISKEGLPEFFIKDIPPSSSLSLKITRPEIYYGEIPNEYIFVRTKAKEFDYPSGDSNIYTTYQGTGGVPLETFGKKLIFSAYFGSLKIILSNDLTSDSRIIFFRNIQERVSKLIPFILLDQDAYMVISDQGRLIWMLDGYTTSSMVPYSQPVSGFGNYIRNSLKVAVDAYDGTIRLFISDPDDPIIQSYAKIYPGLFLPLSDMPSDLRSHIRYPVDMFNLQTYLYSTYHMKDSQTFYNKEDLFNIPRKGDKSMEPYYTIMKLPNENKEEFVLLNSFTPSKRDNMIAWIAARSDEPHYGKLVMYTFPKQKLVYGPRQVEARIDQDAFISQQLSLWNQRGSQVIRGSLLVIPIEDSLLYIEPLYLAAEAGSLPELRRVIVAYGNKLVMEENLETALQSLFGGKKLTDLPSATLETSPKGATLSLAKTALEQYQRAQTYLKEGNWTKYGESIHQLEETLHQLAR